The following proteins are encoded in a genomic region of Drosophila willistoni isolate 14030-0811.24 chromosome 3R, UCI_dwil_1.1, whole genome shotgun sequence:
- the LOC6650118 gene encoding paired box pox-meso protein yields MDPESQCPQYGEVNQLGGVFVNGRPLPNATRMRIVELARLGIRPCDISRQLRVSHGCVSKILARYHETGSILPGAIGGSKPRVTTPKVVNYIRELKQRDPGIFAWEIRDRLLSEGICDKTNVPSVSSISRILRNKLGSIGHHHTPGGSSASGMNNNTSMGSSGTNGGNNGLANTGSMNMSNSHTGSSSASSHHHHHHHHTAAAAAASAHHAHAHAHLYNSIYQPYSAAAAYSMKAVSCGSPSPPQGGGGQTHPHQLRSVAAAAAAHWPSSHSVSDILAHHQAVALRASCQVGVGVGVGMGNTVSPLPMTPSPVGAASAGGQPLLDCEGGTGQQPPYYMYFQNGGMHHHYHHGGMMAAGATGL; encoded by the exons ATGGACCCAG AGTCGCAGTGTCCGCAGTACGGCGAGGTGAATCAGCTGGGCGGCGTCTTTGTTAATGGACGACCATTGCCTAATGCGACGCGCATGCGCATTGTGGAGCTTGCCCGCCTTGGCATCCGGCCCTGCGACATCTCTCGCCAGTTGCGGGTCAGTCATGGCTGTGTATCGAAGATACTGGCCCGCTATCACGAGACGGGATCCATTCTTCCTGGAGCGATTGGCGGCTCCAAGCCGCGGGTGACAACACCCAAAGTAGTCAACTATATCCGTGAACTGAAGCAGCGGGATCCGGGAATCTTTGCCTGGGAGATTCGGGATCGACTGCTGAGTGAAGGAATCTGCGATAAGACGAATGTGCCCAGTGTTAGCTCCATTTCACGCATTCTACGCAACAAGTTGGGCAGCATTGGTCATCATCATACGCCCGGAGGATCAAGTGCATCGGGAATGAACAACAATACCAGCATGGGAAGTTCCGGTACTAATGGCGGCAACAACGGCCTGGCTAATACGGGCAGCATGAACATGTCTAACTCACACACGGGCTCCTCTTCCGCCTCTTCGcaccaccatcatcatcatcaccacacagcggcggcggcagcagccaGTGCCCATCACGCCCATGCCCATGCACACCTCTACAATTCCATTTACCAGCCATATAGTGCAGCTGCCGCCTACAGCATGAAGGCCGTATCCTGCGGCAGTCCATCGCCGCCGCAAGGAGGTGGCGGTCAAACGCATCCGCATCAGCTTCGAAGTGTggccgctgccgccgctgcccaTTGGCCGTCATCGCACTCGGTTAGCGATATACTGGCCCACCATCAGGCCGTTGCTCTGAGGGCCAGCTGCCAGGTAGGGGTAGGAGTTGGCGTGGGCATGGGCAATACAGTGTCACCTTTGCCCATGACCCCTTCGCCAGTCGGAGCAGCATCGGCCGGTGGACAGCCGCTGCTCGACTGCGAGGGTGGAACGGGACAGCAACCACCCTACTATATGTACTTTCAAAATGGTGGAATGCATCATCATTACCATCATGGTGGCATGATGGCAGCCGGAGCCACCGGCTTATGA
- the LOC124460356 gene encoding UV excision repair protein RAD23 homolog B, whose amino-acid sequence MSILSEFIVVSLGICLIMGQLGSHAQPVEDQAARSKRYDWFSSLFGDFYDDSGSEEYLICRNCTVVVNSQTTAPIAATTAAPAATTVGPAAASAAPPMGTTAATPATSPAAGAPATPAAAPPGN is encoded by the exons ATGTCAATTCTAAGTGAGTTCATTGTAGTTTCTCTAGGCATTTGCCTAATTATGGGCCAACTGGGTTCTCATGCCCAGCCAGTCGAGGATCAAGCAGCGAGATcg AAACGATATGATTGGTTCTCCAGCCTTTTTGGAGATTTCTATGACGATAGCGGTTCAGAGGAATACT TGATTTGTCGCAACTGCACAGTGGTTGTTAATAGCCAGACAACTGCTCCGATTGCAGCTACAACTGCTGCACCAGCCGCAACTACAGTTGGTCCTGCGGCTGCTAGTGCTGCACCCCCAATGGGAACTACAGCCGCAACGCCAGCTACATCTCCAGCAGCTGGAGCTCCAGCAACCCCAGCTGCAGCTCCACCAGGAAATTAA
- the LOC6650117 gene encoding odorant receptor 85a, with product MMFQYLRPPSFGNLMNSRDCFYYLDLSKKAFGLLPPKPGSSRYWWLYYMWTGLIAVTAIVYAPTVFFITYHRALKTLTATDLFASLQAPIKSFSSSTKAIIVFINYNRFVKINELLDRMDRRIEKHEDRVLIHRTAVRSNYVDIFFHFLYFGYLFQCALNALLLGKTPYRLYNPVFGTETFTFSFYMATLVELFIVGIALSMNLITDVYPIVFGLIMRSHIELLRRRIEELRSDVDKSEEKNYNELVDCIKDHKLIMNYCDIMRPVITKTLFMQMLMVGLLLGLSIVYVFFFADLWTAIATINLFIAYVFESFPFCYICNQLENDASTLSQAIFQSNWIDASPRYKSTLIYFMHHVQKPIEFNAGGIFSLNVNTNVRMAKLAFSVVTIVDQMNLADKMS from the exons ATGATGTTTCAGTATTTGAGGCCACCATCATTTGGCAATCTGATGAATTCTCGGGATTGCTTTTACTATTTGGATTTGAGTAAGAAAGCATTTGGCCTTTTACCGCCAAAGCCTGGTAGTAGTCGTTATTGGTGGTTGTATTATATGTGGACTGGTCTAATAGCTGTGACGGCCATTGTCTATGCACCGACTGTATTTTTCATTACCTACCACCGGGCCTTAAAGACTCTAACGGCCACTGATTTATTTGCCTCACTGCAAGCGCCTATCAAGTCCTTTTCGTCCTCAACGAAGGCCATCATTGTGTTTATAAACTACAACAGATTTGTTAAAATCAACGAGTTACTCGATCGTATGGATCGACGTATTGAAAAGCATGAAGATCGTGTCCTTATACATCGCACTGCTGTGCGCAGCAACTATGTGgatatatttttccatttccTCTACTTTGGCTACCTATTCCAATGTGCTCTCAATGCTTTGCTCCTGGGCAAGACACCGTATCGTCTCTACAATCCAGTCTTTGGCACAGAAACATTTACGTTCAGCTTTTACATGGCCACTTTGGTGGAATTGTTCATTGTGGGCATTGCCCTCTCTATGAATCTAATTACCGATGTTTATCCCATTGTTTTTGGTCTAATTATGCGCTCGCACATAGAGCTATTGAGAAGGCGCATCGAGGAGTTGCGTTCGGATGTCGATAAGAGTGAGGAGAAGAACTATAACGAGCTAGTCGACTGCATTAAGGATCACAAACTAATTATGAA CTACTGCGATATTATGCGTCCAGTTATCACAAAGACTTTGTTCATGCAAATGCTGATGGTTGGCCTTCTACTGGGTCTATCGATTGTCTATGTGTTCTTCTTTGCCGATTTGTGGACAGCCATTGCCACTATTAATCTATTCATTGCCTATGTCTTTGAGTCTTTCCCTTTTTGCTACATATGCAATCAGTTGGAAAATGACGCCAGTACATTGAGCCAAGCTATATTTCAGTCGAATTGGATCGATGCTAGTCCACGTTATAAGTCGACACTGATTTATTTCATGCATCATGTGCAAAAACCAATTGAATTCAATGCTGGTGGCATCTTTTCATTGAATGTCAATACAAACGTTCGG ATGGCCAAACTTGCTTTTTCAGTCGTCACAATTGTCGATCAGATGAATCTAGCCGACAAAATGTCTTAA
- the LOC6650119 gene encoding high affinity copper uptake protein 1 — translation MDHNHGSDTSTTSCHSMSMSFHAGYTEIILWNGWTTKTVAEFVLSAIAIFVVSFLYEALKFLRQNLMRIEARKLAQRLAEDQRRKNNVSDCGGCSDTPLADPREKTYWQQLVEYSHIVQSLLNLLQIIVSYLLMLIFMTYNYWLCLAVVLGLGVGYFFFGWNKKDAQESECCP, via the exons ATGGATCATAATCATGGATCGGATACATCAACTACCTCATGTCATTCCATGTCTATGTCG TTCCATGCCGGCTATACCGAGATCATATTGTGGAATGGTTGGACCACTAAAACTGTAGCCGAATTTGTGCTGTCTGCCATAGCCATTTTTGTGGTATCCTTTCTGTACGAGGCTTTGAAATTTTTACGCCAGAACCTAATGCGGATTGAGGCCCGCAAGTTGGCCCAACGCCTGGCCGAGGATCAGCGGCGAAAGAACAATGTCAGCGATTGCGGCGGCTGTTCGGACACTCCACTGGCCGATCCCAGAGAGAAGACCTATTGGCAACAATTGGTGGAATACTCACACATTGTCCAATCCTTACTTAATCTGCTGCAAATCATTGTCTCCTATCTGCTGATGTTGATCTTCATGACCTACAACTATTGGCTCTGCTTGGCTGTGGTTTTAGGTCTGGGAGTGGGTTACTTCTTCTTCGGTTGGAACAAGAAGGATGCCCAAGAGAGTGAATGTTGTCCTTAG
- the LOC6650120 gene encoding 4-hydroxybenzoate polyprenyltransferase, mitochondrial produces MYTLRHLRLQSGKHFLNSYATIKATTTKHMLLAKTTAEPVTSRVLMGFPIRDHRERQDKLPQLLLQSQLRHGSTNALPKSLVGQLTDATKPYAQLMRIDRPIGTYLLFWPCAWSIGLSANAGCWPDLTMLGLFATGALIMRGAGCTINDLWDKDIDAKVERTRSRPLASGKISQFDAIVFLSAQLSLGLLVLVQLNWESILLGASSLGLVITYPLMKRVTYWPQLVLGMAFNWGALLGWCATQGSVNLAACLPLYLSGVCWTIVYDTIYAHQDKLDDLQIGVKSTALRFGENTKVWLSGFTAAMLTGLSAAGMACDQTLPYYAAVGIVGAHLVQQIYSLNIDNPSDCAKKFFSNHQVGLILFLGIVLGTLLKSKDNKNQHQNASLTSTYMPLSQNTEVMS; encoded by the exons ATGTATACATTACGGCATCTGCGACTTCAGAGTGGGAAACATTTCCTTAACTCTTATGCGACAatcaaagcaacaacaacaaaacacatgCTGCTTGCTAAAACAACAGCTGAGCCGGTTACATCGCGTGTTCTAATGGGATTTCCAATCCGTGACCACCGGGAGAGGCAAGACAAGCTTCCACAACTTTTACTCCAGAGCCAGTTGCGACATGGAAGTACAAATGCCTTGCCGAAATCCCTGGTGGGTCAACTAACCGACGCCACAAAGCCATATGCACAACTGATGAGAATCGATCGACCTATTGGCACTTATTTGCTGTTCTGGCCCTGTGCCTGGAGCATAGGTTTGAGTGCCAATGCCGGCTGTTGGCCGGATCTTACGATGTTGGGTTTGTTTGCCACTGGAGCATTAATTATGCGTGGAGCCGGCTGCACTATAAACGATCTTTGGGACAAAGATATAGATGCCAAAGTAGAACGAACTCGATCTCGGCCATTGGCCTCTGGAAAAATTAGTCAATTCGATGCCATAGTTTTTCTTTCAGCCCAACTTAGTTTGGGCTTGTTGGTGCTTGTGCAGCTGAATTGGGAGTCCATTTTGCTGGGTGCCAGTTCACTGGGTCTCGTTATTACCTACCCTCTAATGAAGAGGGTCACCTACTGGCCACAATTGGTTCTGGGTATGGCCTTCAATTGGGGCGCACTACTAGGATGGTGTGCCACCCAAGGCAGTGTTAATTTAGCCGCTTGCCTGCCTCTCTATTTATCGGGTGTATGTTGGACAATCGTCTATGATACCATCTATGCCCATCAGGATAAACTGGATGACTTACAGATCGGAGTTAAGTCAACGGCTTTAAGATTTGGCGAGAACACCAAAGTTTGGCTATCAGGATTCACGGCGGCCATGCTCACGGGACTCTCAGCGGCAGGTATGGCATGTGATCAGACTTTGCCTTACTATGCAGCGGTTGGCATAGTCGGAGCTCATCTTGTGCAGCAA ATCTACTCACTCAATATTGACAACCCCAGTGACTGTGCCAAGAAATTCTTCTCCAATCATCAAGTGGGTCTCATTCTTTTCCTTGGCATCGTTCTAGGCACCCTGCTAAAGTCCAAGGACAACAAAAATCAGCATCAGAATGCATCTTTGACTTCGACTTATATGCCACTATCTCAGAATACGGAGGTAATGAGCTGA
- the LOC6650121 gene encoding eukaryotic initiation factor 4A-III: protein MANKMGQAEDLSNVEFETSEDVEVIPTFNAMNLKEELLRGIYAYGFEKPSAIQQRSIKPIVKGRDVIAQAQSGTGKTATFSISILQSLDTTLRETQVLCLSPTRELAVQIQKVILALGDMMNVQCHVCIGGTNLGEDIRKLDYGQHIVSGTPGRVFDMIKRRVLRTRAIKMLVLDEADEMLNKGFKEQIYDVYRYLPPATQVVLISATLPHEILEMTSKFMTDPIRILVKRDELTLEGIKQFFVAVEREEWKFDTLCDLYDTLTITQAVIFCNTKRKVDWLTEKMREANFTVSSMHGDMPQKERDEIMKEFRAGQSRVLITTDVWARGIDVQQVSLVINYDLPNNRELYIHRIGRSGRFGRKGVAINFVKSDDIRILRDIEQYYSTQIDEMPMNVADLI from the exons atggcgaaCAAAATGGGCCAGGCCGAGGACCTGTCAAATGTAGAGTTTGAGACCAGCGAAGATGTGGAAGTTATTCCCACGTTTAATGCCATGAATCTCAAGGAGGAGCTGCTACGCGGCATCTATGCGTACG GATTTGAGAAACCCTCGGCTATCCAACAGCGCAGCATAAAGCCAATTGTAAAAGGACGCGATGTGATTGCCCAGGCTCAGTCGGGTACGGGAAAAACGGCCacattttccatttccataTTGCAGAGTCTGGACACTACTTTGAGAGAGACGCAAGTCTTGTGCTTATCCCCAACCCGTGAATTGGCTGTACAAATTCAAAAGGTTATTCTTGCCTTGGGCGATATGATGAATGTTCAATGCCATGTGTGCATTGGTGGAACGAATTTGGGTGAGGATATCCGCAAACTGGACTACGGTCAACATATTGTGAGTGGAACACCAGGTCGTGTGTTCGATATGATTAAACGACGTGTATTACGCACAAG GGCAATTAAAATGCTGGTCCTTGACGAAGCCGATGAGATGCTAAACAAGGGGTTCAAGGAACAAATCTACGATGTATATCGGTATTTGCCACCAGCCACACAGGTGGTGCTGATCTCCGCCACCTTACCGCATGAAATACTAGAAATGACTTCGAAATTTATGACAGATCCCATTCGCATATTGGTCAAACG TGATGAGTTGACACTGGAAGGCATCAAACAGTTTTTCGTAGCCGTCGAGCGGGAAGAATGGAAATTTGACACGCTTTGCGATCTCTATGACACCCTGACCATTACGCAGGCAGTAATATTTTGCAATACCAAACGTAAGGTCGACTGGCTGACAGAGAAAATGCGAGAGGCAAATTTCACGGTTAGCTCTATGCACGGAGACATGCCCCAAAAGGAGCGTGATGAGATTATGAAGGAATTCCGTGCTGGGCAGTCCCGTGTCTTAATCACTACCGATGTGTGGGCTCGTGGTATTGATGTTCAGCAAGTTTCTCTCGTCATCAACTATGATCTGCCCAACAATCGTGAATTGTATATTCATCGTATTGGTCGTTCAGGACGTTTTGGACGCAAAGGTGTGGCCATTAACTTTGTCAAATCGGATGATATACGCATCTTGCGCGATATTGAGCAATATTATTCAACGCAAATTGACGAGATGCCCATGAATGTGGCtgatttgatttaa
- the LOC111519498 gene encoding uncharacterized protein LOC111519498, which translates to MASLKLNVTPAEIAVLERIGESKIQEGILEFEDYQNKFKDNVKERILENFNSLGEFLNQAFFISIGELFLPPLIQINPGNGTAKASKKARTRDTLLTMMAVALDGSKRSIIYCNLVSTKVEFVGAETIIGLINKLLKFIKEAHISTNLVCFVIDGNPINVKVRKHFLDSKGKVPFVWDYNHFQDVMLKHDGHMDDTLCHIYSRPLDIENLALIEACDFGVPADLKEFYTKEKESLTTVAQRIHTSNKKFGSLGNSRSMLLCNISNYKLKVFGKLVLIAVREYFTLEKIRNVSDFNLILDGVLELVFLLAFKSNCFCAKK; encoded by the exons atGGCAAGCCTAAAATTGAATGTAACACCTGCTGAAATTGCAGTTTTGGAAAGAATTGGGGAGTCCAAAATTCAGGAGGGAATTTTGGAATTCGAAGACtaccaaaataaatttaaggaCAATGTGAAGGAGAGAATATTGGAAAATTTCAATTCGCTTGGGGAGTTTTTAAACCAGGCTTTTTTTATAAGCATTGGTGAGCTGTTTTTGCCCCCATTG ATTCAAATCAATCCTGGAAATGGTACTGCGAAAGCATCTAAAAAAGCAAGGACCAGGGATACACTGCTCACTATGATGGCCGTGGCGCTCGATGGCTCCAAGAGGAGCATTATATACTGCAACCTCGTATCTACGAAGGTCGAGTTTGTGGGCGCGGAAACTATCATAGgactaataaataaattactCAAGTTTATTAAGGAAGCACACATATCCACTAATTTGGTTTGCTTTGTTATTGATGGCAATCCAATTAATGTAAAAGTGCGAAAACATTTCCTAGATAGTAAGGGAAAAGTCCCATTTGTTTGGGATTACAATCATTTCCAAGATGTAATGCTCAAGCATGACGGGCACATGGATGACACATTGTGTCACATATACTCCAGGCCGCTGGACATCGAAAACCTCGCACTAATAGAAGCTTGCGATTTCGGTGTTCCAGCGGACCTAAAAGAGTTTTATACAAAGGAGAAGGAGTCCTTAACAACTGTTGCCCAAAGGATCCATACTTCGAATAAGAAGTTTGGATCCTTGGGCAACAGTAGGAGCATGTTGCTATGTAATATTTCTAATTATAAGTTAAAAGTGTTTGggaaattagttttaattgCTGTTAGGGAATACTTTACTttagaaaaaattagaaatgtaagcgattttaatttaatattagatGGGGTGTTAGAATTAGTATTTCTGTTAGCATTTAAGAGTAATTgtttttgtgcaaaaaaataa
- the LOC6650124 gene encoding uncharacterized protein LOC6650124, with translation MSSIKHLLILLVLVCAATTALGRKVKRKDGHYRLNVPPPPPPATQAAAQSVIVDHEIPPYTFEAINHDEFAAPQPSGLPISRFESTDYIIHSSSGGSGTFLSDNGLRSIAKGSADQAISAVASQNAAGKQASYVAKNTLAQAAAQAAGTAVAVLKGKEVLLKRLEDQSVEAHKAMENELTQLQQAKRSAKAAQYAAQQAINHVSVLTAALNNAQSSSELAQKAASEAAAELASQIDMVAQAKAKLEYAETHAYAARLDYEETRDAAEKATLSAQEAQLNANDAALHANVELSESVHIHDKSDYNVAESAPLPRNHRRH, from the exons ATGTCATCGATAAAGCACCTGCTGATCCTCTTGGTGCTGGTTTGCG CTGCAACAACTGCATTGGGTCGCAAGGTGAAGCGAAAGGATGGTCACTATCGTCTTAATGTACCACCTCCACCACCTCCAGCAACTCAAGCCGCTGCCCAGAGTGTGATCGTTGATCACGAAATTCCTCCTTACACCTTTGAGGCAATAAATCATGATGAATTTGCAGCTCCTCAACCTTCCGGGCTTCCCATATCGCGTTTCGAGAGCACTGACTACATTATCCACAGCAGTAGCGGTGGCAGTGGAACATTCCTCTCTGACAATGGATTGCGAAGCATAGCCAAGGGTTCAGCGGATCAGGCAATCTCTGCTGTGGCCAGTCAAAATGCAGCCGGAAAGCAGGCTTCCTATGTGGCCAAGAACACGCTGGCCCAGGCTGCTGCACAGGCTGCTGGCACTGCAGTTGCAGTCCTAAAGGGCAAAGAGGTTCTTTTGAAACGACTGGAGGATCAGAGTGTGGAAGCCCACAAGGCCATGGAGAACGAGTTGACGCAATTGCAACAGGCCAAACGTTCGGCTAAGGCAGCCCAATATGCCGCACAGCAGGCCATTAATCATGTGAGTGTTCTAACTGCCGCCTTAAACAATGCCCAATCCTCCTCTGAGCTGGCCCAAAAAGCTGCTTCCGAAGCAGCTGCTGAACTGGCATCCCAAATTGATATGGTGGCTCAGGCAAAGGCTAAATTGGAATATGCCGAAACCCATGCCTATGCTGCTCGTCTGGACTACGAGGAGACACGCGATGCTGCCGAAAAGGCCACACTCTCCGCCCAGGAAGCCCAGCTGAATGCCAATGATGCCGCACTCCATGCCAATGTCGAGCTCAGCGAATCCGTGCACATTCACGATAAAAGCGATTACAATGTGGCGGAGTCAGCTCCACTGCCGCGTAATCATCGACGGCACTAG
- the LOC6650125 gene encoding uncharacterized protein LOC6650125: MNFFVIGFLIMQAARLACGTCVLASDFGFIVDCNFKKSGLFRVRNLGGLKAHFGLGFSFGDELGFPESLGNLEGGRRRAISYKNGAPPDQVGVLPSSEQKASPAAQHPLPEKRISSRSTGPVPYNLQLQQLQQVALAAAKAQAQAQAQAQAQSQLMTEARPLPLGVPAFRPIPQKQKTNEPAPAVAQRRIAVDSTQPRVSVNNKLIDSIEKPHSNRTFHVDNPVVSQPIAVPVFQAMPNSISRIANVGKTTATSVEQPEHRMVTSNHPNYLQFEEPKFDLKDVTVEELAAAANVSVETIKHAIYVREQQLKAEQRATLAAKLREEFMRTSTVRTTTTTTTTTTTTPRPQKSLAEQKVSKVMNAPKEYYPVGYDKDFDDNFKSKVDLPPTTFSCAKQKHFPGLYADTDLGCMVFHVCAITDDGMVRKSFLCPENTLFDQTILKCNWWFYADCSSSTSVYDSNIPISKSYQLMKSLTYFSKFSNQKKDQDGDNDENALDIDSLRESMEGVVRRMEQNKKAESEEVQLPKADHEHVVPEVGEQQLTN; encoded by the exons ATGAACTTTTTCGTTATTGGCTTTCTGATCATGCAGGCAGCAA gaTTGGCTTGCGGGACTTGCGTTTTAGCGTCCGATTTTGGTTTCATAGTCGATTGTAACTTTAAAAAGTCTGGACTATTTCGTGTACGAAATTTGGGTGGCCTAAAGGCGCATTTTGGTCtag GTTTCAGTTTTGGCGATGAATTGGGCTTTCCCGAATCGCTAGGCAATCTGGAGGGCGGACGTCGCCGAGCCATTAGCTATAAGAATGGAGCACCGCCCGATCAGGTGGGTGTTTTACCCTCCAGTGAACAAAAG GCCAGTCCAGCCGCCCAGCATCCCCTGCCCGAGAAACGCATCAGTTCACGCTCCACCGGACCTGTGCCCTACAATCTGCAATTGCAGCAGCTTCAGCAGGTGGCTTTGGCAGCGGCCAAGGCTCAAGCTCAAGCCCAGGCTCAAGCCCAAGCGCAGAGTCAACTCATGACCGAAGCTCGTCCATTGCCATTGGGTGTGCCGGCTTTTCGGCCAATTccgcaaaaacaaaagaccaATGAGCCGGCTCCAGCTGTGGCCCAAAGACGCATTGCCGTTGACTCGACGCAGCCAAGAGTCAGCGtcaataataaattgattGACTCCATAGAGAAACCA CACTCGAATCGAACTTTCCATGTCGACAATCCAGTCGTCTCTCAGCCAATAGCTGTACCTGTTTTTCAAGCCATGCCCAATTCGATTTCCCGCATTGCGAATGTGGGTAAAACAACGGCAACGTCAGTGGAACAGCCAGAACATCGTATGGTCACATCGAATCATCCGAACTATTTGCAATTCGAAGAGCCTAAATTCGATTTGAAAGATGTCACCGTCGAGGAGCTGGCAGCGGCTGCCAATGTCAGTGTGGAGACCATTAAACACGCCATTTATGTGAGGGAACAGCAATTGAAGGCAGAGCAACGAGCCACGCTGGCTGCCAAGCTGCGGGAGGAGTTTATGAGGACATCGACTGTGAggacaacaacgacaaccacGACTACAACGACAACTACACCCAGACCACAAAAGTCTCTGGCTGAGCAGAAGGTGTCCAAG GTTATGAATGCCCCTAAAGAGTATTATCCTGTCGGGTATGACAAGGATTTTGATGACAACTTCAAGTCCAAAGTCGACTTGCCGCCCACAACATTCTCCTGTGCGAAGCAAAAGCATTTCCCAGGACTCTATGCTGATACCGATCTGGGTTGCATG GTGTTCCATGTGTGTGCCATCACCGATGACGGCATGGTACGCAAGTCCTTCCTCTGCCCGGAGAACACGCTCTTCGATCAGACAATACTCAAATGCAACTGGTGGTTCTATGCCGACTGCAGCTCCAGCACCAGTGTCTACGACTCGAACATACCCATCTCGAAGAGCTATCAgctgatgaaatcccttaccTATTTCTCGAAATTCAGTAATCAGAAGAAGGATCAAGATGGTGACAATGATGAAAATGCCCTCGACATAGACAGTCTACGTGAATCCATGGAGGGTGTTGTCCGCCGCATGGAGCAGAACAAGAAGGCTGAGAGCGAAGAGGTGCAACTACCGAAAGCAGATCACGAGCATGTTGTACCCGAGGTGGGAGAGCAACAGCTAACCAACTAG